One window of the Oncorhynchus gorbuscha isolate QuinsamMale2020 ecotype Even-year linkage group LG17, OgorEven_v1.0, whole genome shotgun sequence genome contains the following:
- the LOC124001755 gene encoding uncharacterized protein LOC124001755 gives MNRRLVLTVLALNVVTNEIKVSTSQPLTPSNSTPATFIPPAPTTSCVCKVSTSCSSPTQPESPPPALGVIKVKWEEKSCKGDVHLSLLSSHSLPVCFNILTHRSLHRAGLCKRKGCGGSPKWTKINPKALGYQISTNGSVANNPCTTLGIQCEVVSDQLVGYKVVTGLLCVLVLVVLMVRFGQPSLKALRRRLSDKRQSRWIGPTQSQSVSYHRGKAGLQLNDNTDKRHSYPGLERLTVNTSREPSSNRNSDYDSYNL, from the exons ATGAATAGAAGGCTTGTACTTACAGTCCTGGCCCTGAATGTTG taacCAATGAAATCAAGGTATCCACCTCCCAACCTCTCACACCATCCAACTCCACTCCTGCTACCTTCATTCCCCCTGCTCCCACCACTTCCTGTGTGTGTAAAGTCTCCACTTCCTGTTCCTCTCCGACCCAGCCCGAGTCTCCGCCACCTGCGCTGGGTGTTATCAAGGTCAAATGGGAAGAAAAGTCCTGTAAGGGGGACgtacacctgtctctcctctcgtcCCATTCCTTGCCAGTCTGCTTTAACATTCTCACCCATCGTAGCCTTCATCGTGCAGGGCTGTGTAAGAGGAAGGGCTGCGGGGGCTCCCCAAAGTGGACTAAGATCAATCCTAAAGCTTTGGGTTACCAGATCAGTACGAATGGAAGTGTTGCCAACAACCCCTGTACAACACTGGGGATCCAATGTGAAG tTGTCTCAGATCAGTTAGTGGGCTATAAGGTGGTGACTGgtctgctgtgtgttctggtgcTGGTGGTGCTGATGGTGCGTTTCGGGCAGCCCTCCCTCAAGGCCCTCCGTAGGAGAC TGTCAGACAAGAGGCAGAGTCGGTGGATCGGACCTACGCAGAGCCAAAGTG tcTCCTACCATAGAGGGAAGGCTGGACTCCAACTTAACGACAACACAGACAAGAGACACTCCTAccctg GATTGGAGAGGCTGACGGTGAACACCAGCCGAGAGCCTTCGTCTAACAGAAACAGTGATTACGACTCTTATAACTtgtga